The following is a genomic window from Marinococcus sp. PL1-022.
ATTTCGGGGTAAAAAATTCATTTATGGCTTTCTCGTGATCGGCCTTTTGATCCCTATTCATGCCACACTTGTGCCGATGTATATACTTATGCAGAATTTAGGGATTTTAAATACATACTGGGCATTAATTTTCCCGTATGTAGCATTCAATTTACCTATCACAGTATTTTTGCTTACCAGCTTTATGAGTTCTTTTCCAAAGGAAATGGAAGAATCAGCGATTATGGATGGGTGCGGGGTCTTCCGTATCTTTTGGTCCATTATTCTGCCAATGACAAGGCCGGCTATTGCTACGGCAGTCATTATCAACTTCATCAATAACTGGAACGAATTTGCGTTCGCACTGGTGCTCATCAGCGACGAAGCGCTTCAAACACTGCCGCTCGGCCTGGCAAACTTTGCTGGAGCCTATACAACAAATTATCCGGCTCAGATGGCGGGGTTAACCCTTGTGCTGGTTCCTACAATCATTTTTTATCTGCTGATGGAAAAGCAAATCGTTGAAGGCATGACCCAGGGAGCTGTAAAAGGCTGATATTTTTACTACGAAGGAGCCGAAATATGTCTATTAAAACATTAACTATTCCAGAAAATTTTATGCTCGGAGCCGCACTTTCAGCCTGGCAGTCGGAGGGCTGGTCCGGAAAGAAGGAGAGCCAGGATTCATATATGGATATTTGGTATAAAAACAATCGGCATGTCTGGCATGACGGCTACGGGCCGGCTGTAGCCACCGATTTCAGAAATCGGTACAAAGAGGATATCAGCTACATGAAAACGATCGGCCTGACGCATTTTCGCACCTCCGTGAACTGGTCCCGTTTTTTAACCGACTATGAAAATGCGATTGTCGACGAAGAATATGCTTCCTACGTGGAAAGCATGGTGGATGAATTAATTGCCCAGGGCGTGGAGCCGATGATCTGCCTCGAGCATTACGAAATTCCTGCCGAGCTGTTTGAACGGTACGGCGGATGGGAGTCGAAGCATGTTGTTCACCTGTTTGAAAAATACGCGGAAAAAGTGATGGACCGGCTCGGGGACCGGGTCAGGCATTGGCTGACATTTAACGAGCCTATCGTGCCACAGACCCGCATATATTTGGATGCCATTCGCTACCCTTTTGAACAAAACACTCAAAAATGGATGCAGTGGAACTTTCATAAAACGCTTGCGACCGCCCGTGTCGTGAAGCTGTTCCGGGAAAAGCAGCTCGCGGAGCGGACCGGAGCGAAGATCGGTGTCATCCTCAATCCGGAAGTCACATATGCCCGTTCGACAGCGCCCCATGATCAGGAGGCGGCGAACAAGCATGACCTGTTTTTCAACCGGATGTTTCTGGACCCAACGATTAAGGGGGAGTATCCAAAAGAGCTGTATGAGCTGATGGACAAGCACGATATTGCCTTTACAGCGACCGATGAAGACCTGGATATCATCCGCAGCTATACGGTGGATTACGTCGGGCTGAATCTGTATTTCCCGCATCGTGTACAGGCACGAACGGCTGGCTGGAATGAGCAGGTTCCGTTTCACCCAAGATACTATTACGACCCCTTCGACCTTCCGGGGAAAAAAATGAATCCCTACCGCGGATGGGAAATTTTCCCCCGTATTATGTATGACATGGCGATCCGCATGAAGGAAGAGTATGGAAACATTGAATGGTTCATTGCAGAAAATGGGATGGGAGTGGAAAATGAACAGCGGTTTAAGAATGCGGAAGGAATCATTCAGGATGATTACCGGATTGCGTTTATTACGGAGCATTTATCGTGGCTGCTTGAAGCCGTCCGTGAAGGTGTGAACTGCCGGGGGTATATGCTGTGGGCCTTTTCGGACAACGTATCTCCGATGAATGCGTTTAAGAACCGGTATGGGCTTGTCTCCATCGACCTGGAAAACAATCGGGACCGGACCATGAAAAAGTCTGCCTATTGGTTCCAGGATGTGATTAAAACCCGTAAACTTAAGGTGGAAGAAGAGCCTTATAAATAAAAGAGCGGGGGATGAAATGAAGACGTATTTAGCGATAGACTTGGGCGGATCCTTTATGAAGTATGCGTTGGTCACCGAAGAGGGAA
Proteins encoded in this region:
- a CDS encoding carbohydrate ABC transporter permease, whose amino-acid sequence is MMGNKAEPREAATVDRDAVAKTKRKLRRTLVYIILILFTIVNAYPIFWMIMNAFKTSQDFSLNPFGLPANWVFENFQDAWVTANIGTFFFNSVLVGAVAVLISIFSGALAAYFLSRFEFRGKKFIYGFLVIGLLIPIHATLVPMYILMQNLGILNTYWALIFPYVAFNLPITVFLLTSFMSSFPKEMEESAIMDGCGVFRIFWSIILPMTRPAIATAVIINFINNWNEFAFALVLISDEALQTLPLGLANFAGAYTTNYPAQMAGLTLVLVPTIIFYLLMEKQIVEGMTQGAVKG
- a CDS encoding glycoside hydrolase family 1 protein, whose amino-acid sequence is MSIKTLTIPENFMLGAALSAWQSEGWSGKKESQDSYMDIWYKNNRHVWHDGYGPAVATDFRNRYKEDISYMKTIGLTHFRTSVNWSRFLTDYENAIVDEEYASYVESMVDELIAQGVEPMICLEHYEIPAELFERYGGWESKHVVHLFEKYAEKVMDRLGDRVRHWLTFNEPIVPQTRIYLDAIRYPFEQNTQKWMQWNFHKTLATARVVKLFREKQLAERTGAKIGVILNPEVTYARSTAPHDQEAANKHDLFFNRMFLDPTIKGEYPKELYELMDKHDIAFTATDEDLDIIRSYTVDYVGLNLYFPHRVQARTAGWNEQVPFHPRYYYDPFDLPGKKMNPYRGWEIFPRIMYDMAIRMKEEYGNIEWFIAENGMGVENEQRFKNAEGIIQDDYRIAFITEHLSWLLEAVREGVNCRGYMLWAFSDNVSPMNAFKNRYGLVSIDLENNRDRTMKKSAYWFQDVIKTRKLKVEEEPYK